In Halobaculum magnesiiphilum, the following proteins share a genomic window:
- a CDS encoding potassium channel family protein, which translates to MHRDEPVEYEPVSVKAVLAEMKDTAELLIDLSYSAVLHGSPDLAAEVLALESRMDVLQLQARMSVMMAARSPEDVEDLAPVLGVVGAAETISDAAGDIAKIVLEEVGLPEAMRAALPEAVETLVRVPVADGSPYVGRTLAGINMETETGVRVIAVRRDQATGKARWITNPDRDTDLRTGDTLILRGFEEGLREVYEAASGDAYESPESPDPAVEDLERAVDSIVLMKNMSELAVDLAYGAVLFDSRGVAEEVAELEAEVDALKSRFEAWTLRAAARVDDPVSLRGLVHLAVATEEISDAAVEISEGVLRGLDAHPVIAEAVEESDEVIVRAVVAAGSELAGSTLGDREVKTATGMRVIAVRRGRRDDRDSDGSADGDVNGRANGDAADGSDDEENGDGEWIVSPGAGTRLRAGDVLIAKGTRAGAERFTAMAGSPEEFDVD; encoded by the coding sequence ATGCACCGAGACGAGCCCGTCGAGTACGAGCCGGTGAGCGTGAAGGCCGTGTTGGCCGAGATGAAGGACACCGCGGAGCTGCTCATCGACCTGTCGTACTCGGCGGTGCTCCACGGGAGCCCCGACCTGGCGGCGGAGGTGCTGGCGCTGGAGTCCCGGATGGACGTGCTCCAGTTGCAGGCGCGCATGAGCGTGATGATGGCCGCGCGCTCGCCGGAGGACGTGGAGGACCTGGCACCCGTGTTGGGCGTCGTCGGCGCCGCCGAGACGATCAGCGACGCCGCCGGCGACATCGCGAAGATCGTTCTCGAGGAGGTCGGCCTCCCCGAGGCGATGCGCGCGGCGCTGCCGGAGGCCGTCGAGACGCTCGTTCGCGTCCCCGTCGCCGACGGGTCGCCGTACGTCGGTCGGACCCTCGCAGGCATCAACATGGAGACGGAGACGGGCGTTCGCGTCATCGCCGTCCGCCGCGATCAGGCCACCGGGAAGGCCCGCTGGATCACCAACCCCGACCGCGACACCGACCTCCGCACGGGCGACACGCTGATCCTCCGCGGATTCGAGGAGGGGCTGCGGGAGGTGTACGAGGCGGCCTCCGGCGACGCGTACGAGTCACCGGAGTCGCCGGACCCCGCCGTCGAGGACCTCGAGCGCGCCGTCGACTCGATCGTCCTGATGAAGAACATGAGCGAGCTGGCCGTCGACCTGGCGTACGGCGCGGTGCTGTTCGACAGCCGCGGCGTCGCCGAGGAGGTCGCCGAGTTGGAGGCGGAGGTCGACGCGCTGAAGTCGCGCTTCGAGGCGTGGACGCTCCGGGCGGCCGCGCGCGTCGACGACCCGGTCAGCCTCCGCGGGCTCGTCCACCTCGCGGTCGCGACCGAGGAGATCAGCGACGCCGCCGTCGAGATCAGCGAGGGCGTCCTCCGCGGGCTGGACGCGCACCCGGTCATCGCGGAGGCCGTCGAGGAGTCCGACGAGGTGATCGTCCGCGCGGTCGTCGCCGCGGGATCGGAACTCGCGGGCTCGACGCTGGGCGACCGCGAGGTGAAGACCGCGACGGGCATGCGCGTCATCGCCGTCCGCCGCGGTCGTCGGGACGACCGCGACAGCGACGGATCCGCCGACGGCGACGTGAACGGCCGTGCGAACGGCGACGCGGCCGACGGATCGGACGACGAGGAGAACGGGGACGGCGAGTGGATCGTCTCGCCGGGCGCGGGGACGCGACTGCGCGCCGGCGACGTACTCATCGCGAAGGGAACCCGCGCGGGCGCCGAGCGGTTCACGGCGATGGCCGGCTCGCCCGAGGAGTTCGACGTGGACTGA
- a CDS encoding PaaI family thioesterase, which yields MSDDPAHIDDDHVDLLQAFIESHGFLSWLDLTVEELDRGRIVMSVPYDEKLVNPGSPVGSIHGGIAATLVDTASGFALRSTFDEPTTGSLATTDLNVTYLRPATNDLRVEAEVLRAGGSMGFTDTLVSSVAPDGEQKDVAVGRTSYRLFRDADRE from the coding sequence ATGAGCGACGACCCCGCACACATCGACGACGACCACGTCGACCTGTTGCAGGCGTTCATCGAGAGCCACGGCTTCCTCTCGTGGCTCGATCTGACCGTCGAGGAGCTGGACCGCGGCCGCATCGTCATGTCGGTCCCGTACGACGAGAAGCTCGTCAATCCCGGGTCGCCGGTGGGCTCGATCCACGGGGGGATCGCGGCGACGCTGGTGGACACCGCCTCCGGGTTCGCCCTGCGGTCGACGTTCGACGAGCCGACGACCGGGTCGCTGGCGACGACGGACCTCAACGTCACCTACCTCCGTCCCGCGACGAACGACCTCCGCGTCGAGGCGGAGGTGTTGCGCGCGGGCGGCTCGATGGGCTTCACCGACACGCTCGTCTCCAGCGTCGCCCCGGACGGCGAGCAGAAGGACGTGGCCGTCGGCCGCACCTCCTACCGGCTGTTCCGGGACGCCGACCGGGAATAG
- a CDS encoding DUF502 domain-containing protein produces MSTWKRDFASGLVVVTPLLVILFVANWLYNLLSTLPFVPTITPENPNPDYLALYEFAEVITALVVFVLLVFSAGYLMRTTAGRLAEGVIDGAINRVPGLRVIYNASKLAVETALTGTEDLQTPVKIEPWNGMRMTAFKTGKTTADGREVVFMPTAPNITTGFVMEIESEDLTETDEKVEEALTRILSAGFGEGESRSPPDETSLSDVTEAGSDD; encoded by the coding sequence ATGTCCACGTGGAAGCGCGATTTCGCGAGCGGACTGGTCGTCGTCACGCCGCTTCTCGTCATCCTCTTCGTCGCGAACTGGCTGTACAACCTCCTGTCGACGCTGCCGTTCGTCCCCACGATAACCCCCGAGAACCCGAACCCGGACTACCTCGCGCTGTACGAGTTCGCGGAGGTGATCACCGCGCTCGTGGTGTTCGTTCTGCTCGTGTTCTCGGCGGGGTATCTCATGCGGACGACCGCCGGCCGACTCGCGGAGGGGGTGATCGACGGCGCGATCAACCGGGTCCCGGGGCTGCGCGTCATCTACAACGCCTCGAAGCTGGCCGTCGAAACCGCGCTCACGGGGACCGAGGACCTCCAGACGCCGGTGAAGATCGAGCCGTGGAACGGGATGCGCATGACCGCGTTCAAGACCGGCAAGACGACCGCCGACGGCCGCGAAGTCGTGTTCATGCCGACGGCGCCGAACATCACGACCGGCTTCGTCATGGAGATCGAATCCGAGGACCTCACCGAGACCGACGAGAAGGTCGAGGAGGCGCTCACGCGCATTCTCTCGGCCGGCTTCGGCGAGGGGGAAAGCAGGTCACCGCCGGACGAGACCAGCCTGAGCGACGTGACCGAGGCCGGGTCCGACGACTGA
- a CDS encoding proline dehydrogenase family protein — MIPPIASRFVAGETPAAAFDHVRRANEDGVKVILNLLGEHYRERSAAAADAEAYVSLIRDIGGSDLDACVSVKPSQLGIDIGDDVFHGNLRRVVEAGDEHGVFVWCDMEDADTTDATLDAFEELTREFDGGVGQCVQANLRRTREDLDRLADVPGKIRLVKGAYDEPESIAYTDKADVNEAYREDLEFLFKEREGGIAVGSHDPKMISLAAELSAEYGADYEVQMLMGVREVEQRRLADEGVETWQYAPYGDKWMSYFYRRVRERKENALFAIRAIVGV; from the coding sequence ATGATCCCGCCCATCGCCAGCCGCTTCGTCGCGGGCGAGACGCCGGCCGCGGCGTTCGACCACGTTCGCCGCGCCAACGAGGACGGCGTGAAGGTGATCCTCAACCTCCTCGGCGAGCACTACCGCGAGCGCTCGGCCGCCGCCGCCGACGCCGAGGCGTACGTCTCCCTGATCCGCGATATCGGCGGATCGGACCTGGACGCCTGCGTCTCGGTGAAGCCCTCCCAGCTCGGGATCGACATCGGCGACGACGTGTTCCACGGGAACCTCCGCCGGGTCGTCGAGGCCGGCGACGAACACGGCGTGTTCGTCTGGTGTGACATGGAGGACGCCGACACGACCGACGCGACGCTCGACGCCTTCGAGGAGCTGACCCGCGAGTTCGACGGCGGCGTCGGGCAGTGCGTGCAGGCGAACCTCCGTCGCACCCGCGAGGACCTCGACCGGCTGGCGGACGTTCCGGGGAAGATACGGCTCGTGAAGGGCGCCTACGACGAGCCCGAGTCGATCGCCTACACCGACAAGGCCGACGTGAACGAGGCGTACCGCGAGGACCTCGAGTTCCTGTTCAAGGAGCGAGAGGGGGGCATCGCCGTCGGCAGCCACGACCCGAAGATGATCTCCCTCGCGGCCGAACTGTCGGCCGAGTACGGCGCCGACTACGAGGTGCAGATGCTCATGGGCGTCCGCGAGGTCGAACAGCGCCGGCTGGCGGACGAGGGCGTCGAGACGTGGCAGTACGCCCCCTATGGCGACAAGTGGATGTCGTACTTTTACCGCCGCGTTCGCGAGCGCAAGGAGAACGCGCTGTTCGCGATCCGTGCGATCGTCGGCGTCTGA
- a CDS encoding CDP-2,3-bis-(O-geranylgeranyl)-sn-glycerol synthase, whose translation MAGLVELVAGALWAMLPAYVPNNAAVLAGGGAAIDGGRTWGGRRVLGDGKTWRGTAVGTLAGVALAFALNAVADPVGAAVGVDLPTFPPLAALGLALGAMLGDIGASFLKRRSGRERGASFPGLDQLDFVVGALVLALALAPAWTLATFTLERLAVVLVATPLLHVATNVIAYLIGVKNEPW comes from the coding sequence ATGGCCGGACTCGTCGAACTCGTCGCGGGCGCGCTGTGGGCGATGTTGCCGGCGTACGTTCCGAACAACGCCGCCGTGCTCGCGGGCGGGGGCGCGGCGATCGACGGCGGGCGGACGTGGGGCGGCCGCCGCGTGCTCGGCGACGGGAAGACGTGGCGCGGCACCGCCGTCGGCACGCTCGCGGGCGTGGCACTCGCGTTCGCACTCAACGCGGTCGCGGACCCCGTCGGCGCCGCCGTCGGCGTCGACCTCCCGACGTTCCCGCCGCTGGCGGCACTCGGACTCGCGCTGGGCGCGATGCTCGGCGACATCGGCGCCTCGTTCCTCAAGCGTCGGTCGGGTCGCGAGCGGGGCGCCTCCTTCCCCGGGCTCGACCAGCTCGACTTCGTCGTCGGCGCGCTGGTGCTCGCGCTGGCGCTGGCGCCCGCGTGGACGCTCGCGACGTTCACGCTCGAACGCCTCGCCGTCGTGCTCGTCGCGACGCCGCTGTTGCACGTCGCGACGAACGTCATTGCCTACCTGATCGGCGTCAAGAACGAGCCGTGGTAG
- the pyrE gene encoding orotate phosphoribosyltransferase produces the protein MRDSTDDAVTDAELIAALREAEAVLFGEFELAHGGTSDYYVDKYRFETDPTCLGLVARAYAERVGDAKLAGVALGAVPLVAATAVETGSPYVIVRKAAKEYGTGNRIEGAVDEGEEVVVLEDIATTGKSALDAVEALREAGATVNRVLVVVDREEGAAELLADHDVELESLLTATRLLEDR, from the coding sequence ATGCGCGACTCCACCGACGACGCCGTCACGGACGCGGAGCTGATCGCCGCGCTTCGGGAGGCGGAGGCCGTCCTGTTCGGCGAGTTCGAGCTCGCCCACGGGGGGACGAGCGACTACTACGTCGACAAGTACCGCTTCGAGACCGACCCCACCTGTCTGGGGCTCGTCGCCCGGGCGTACGCCGAGCGCGTCGGCGACGCGAAACTCGCGGGCGTCGCGCTCGGCGCCGTCCCGCTCGTGGCGGCGACCGCCGTCGAGACCGGCTCGCCGTACGTCATCGTCCGCAAGGCCGCCAAGGAGTACGGCACCGGGAACCGGATCGAGGGGGCGGTCGACGAGGGCGAGGAGGTCGTCGTGTTGGAGGACATCGCCACGACGGGGAAGTCCGCCCTCGACGCCGTCGAGGCACTGCGCGAGGCGGGCGCGACCGTGAACAGGGTGCTCGTCGTCGTCGACCGCGAGGAGGGCGCCGCGGAGCTGCTCGCGGACCACGACGTGGAGCTGGAGTCGCTGCTGACGGCGACGCGCCTGCTCGAGGACAGGTAG
- a CDS encoding phosphoribosyltransferase family protein, translating into MNRAEKAALQLQAVAVLRTLKETRTYDELAEVTGLPAGDLNRYVNGHVLPGAERAQEVVGGIGHETLAAELEARIGFDDEGYVDNSGVVFDQPFLDLVAPVAAESFEFETPDVVLTAATDGITLGAAMASHFDARVAYAKKSKETAVEEFIESRQRLASGIELTYYLPAGAIDAGESVLVVDDLIRSGETQELLLDIALQADADVAGVFALIAVGDEGTDRASEITDAPVGALTRFE; encoded by the coding sequence ATGAACAGGGCCGAGAAGGCCGCCCTGCAGTTGCAGGCGGTCGCCGTGTTGCGGACGCTGAAGGAGACGCGAACGTACGACGAACTCGCCGAGGTGACCGGCCTGCCGGCGGGCGACCTGAACCGCTACGTCAACGGGCACGTCCTCCCGGGCGCCGAGCGCGCCCAGGAGGTCGTCGGCGGCATCGGTCACGAGACGCTCGCGGCCGAGCTTGAGGCCCGCATCGGCTTCGACGACGAGGGGTACGTCGACAACTCCGGTGTCGTGTTCGACCAGCCGTTCCTGGACCTCGTGGCGCCCGTCGCCGCCGAGTCGTTCGAGTTCGAGACGCCGGACGTGGTGCTCACGGCCGCGACCGACGGGATCACCCTGGGCGCGGCGATGGCGAGCCACTTCGACGCCCGCGTCGCCTACGCGAAGAAGTCGAAGGAGACGGCAGTCGAGGAGTTCATCGAGTCGCGCCAGCGGCTCGCCTCCGGGATCGAGCTGACGTACTACCTCCCCGCGGGCGCCATCGACGCCGGCGAGTCCGTGCTCGTCGTCGACGACCTCATCCGGTCGGGCGAGACGCAGGAGCTGCTGCTCGACATCGCGCTTCAGGCCGACGCCGACGTGGCCGGCGTGTTCGCGCTCATCGCCGTCGGCGACGAGGGGACCGACCGGGCGTCGGAGATCACCGACGCGCCGGTGGGTGCGTTGACGCGGTTCGAGTAG
- a CDS encoding NCS2 family permease, whose product MGLQQQLAEYFNFDELGTDLRTEVVAGITTFLTMSYIVIVNPSILAVAIVNGPGPDIGRSLPEVQQMIAVVTLISAAVATLVMALYAKRPFGQAPGLGLNAFFAFTVVLGLGVPWNTALAAVVVEGIVFMLLTAAGAREYVIKLFPEPVKFAVGGGIGLFLAIIGLEAMRVVASDPATYLQFSPVFAQDPVAVLSVVGLFLTFMLYARGVPGSIVFGILGTSVLGWIVSTLGYSAYSVPDDAGFVLADASLSPALDTLTYSAAGYDISPLVGAFLSGFSNVDAFAFALIVFTFFFVDFFDTAGTLVGVSQVAGFLDEDGNLPDIDKPLMADAVGTTVGGILGTSTVTTYIESAAGVEEGGRSGMTALVVAVLFVFSLAAVPLAAAVPIWASHIALVAIAVLMLRNLVDIDWADYTNAVPAGLTILVMPFTYSIAYGIAAGIVSYPLVKVAAGEYDDVRPGHWVLATAFVAYFFVRTGGVLGGAL is encoded by the coding sequence ATGGGGCTGCAACAGCAGTTGGCGGAGTACTTCAACTTCGACGAACTCGGGACGGATCTCCGGACCGAGGTCGTGGCCGGGATCACGACGTTCCTGACGATGAGCTACATCGTCATCGTCAATCCGAGCATCCTCGCGGTGGCGATCGTGAACGGGCCGGGGCCCGACATCGGCCGGTCGTTGCCCGAGGTACAGCAGATGATCGCGGTGGTGACGCTCATCTCCGCGGCGGTCGCGACGCTCGTGATGGCGCTGTACGCGAAGCGGCCGTTCGGGCAGGCGCCCGGGCTCGGCCTGAACGCGTTCTTCGCGTTCACGGTCGTGCTCGGGCTCGGCGTCCCGTGGAACACCGCGCTCGCGGCGGTCGTCGTCGAGGGGATCGTGTTCATGCTTCTCACCGCGGCTGGGGCGCGTGAGTACGTGATCAAGCTGTTCCCCGAGCCGGTGAAGTTCGCGGTCGGGGGCGGTATCGGGCTGTTCCTCGCCATCATCGGGCTGGAGGCGATGCGCGTCGTCGCCTCCGACCCCGCGACGTACCTCCAGTTCTCGCCGGTGTTCGCGCAGGACCCGGTCGCCGTGTTGTCGGTCGTCGGCCTGTTCCTCACGTTCATGCTGTACGCCCGCGGCGTCCCGGGGAGCATCGTCTTCGGGATCCTCGGAACGAGCGTGCTCGGCTGGATCGTGTCGACGCTCGGCTACTCGGCGTACTCCGTTCCCGACGACGCCGGCTTCGTCCTCGCCGACGCGTCGCTGTCGCCCGCGCTGGACACCCTGACGTACTCGGCGGCTGGCTATGACATCTCGCCGCTCGTGGGGGCGTTCCTCTCCGGGTTCTCGAACGTCGACGCGTTCGCGTTCGCGCTGATCGTGTTCACGTTCTTCTTCGTCGACTTCTTCGACACCGCGGGGACGCTCGTCGGCGTCTCGCAGGTGGCCGGCTTCCTCGACGAGGACGGCAACCTCCCCGACATCGACAAGCCGCTGATGGCCGACGCGGTCGGCACCACCGTGGGCGGCATCCTCGGCACCTCGACGGTGACGACGTACATCGAGTCCGCCGCCGGCGTCGAGGAGGGCGGTCGCTCGGGCATGACCGCGCTGGTCGTCGCGGTGCTGTTCGTGTTCTCGCTGGCGGCCGTGCCGCTCGCGGCGGCCGTCCCGATCTGGGCGAGCCACATCGCGCTCGTCGCCATCGCGGTGCTCATGCTGCGCAACCTGGTCGACATCGACTGGGCCGACTACACCAACGCGGTGCCCGCCGGGCTGACGATCCTCGTGATGCCGTTCACCTACTCCATCGCGTACGGCATCGCGGCGGGCATCGTCTCCTACCCGCTGGTCAAGGTCGCCGCCGGCGAGTACGACGACGTCCGCCCGGGCCACTGGGTGCTCGCGACCGCGTTCGTCGCCTACTTCTTCGTCCGGACGGGCGGCGTCCTCGGCGGCGCGCTCTGA
- a CDS encoding aryl-sulfate sulfotransferase — translation MATSLPVSRRTAARALTALVVLGLFAPAAAQAIAPGDTGTPGTVGLESGTIDSEADNSTVVAIQGFHFQGQGSQKKPARLVQVTPDGSTDWVYDGSNLNARWFYDVDPLANGNLLVVGTNPTGTVVAELDRETREPVWTERFDFHDTHDVEMLPSGNLLIANMRNWNEEEQRSDDRILVYNRSTEEIDWEWTFRNHYPNSTDGGFSEDWTHVNDVDRIGEGQYLVSPRNFDQAIVVNRSTKEIDYRLGEDDDHDIMNEQHNPDWLVSEDGNPTILVADSENDRVVEYERRDGEWVEVWEVGTGQLSWPRDADRLPNGNTLITDSLNHRVIEVTPQGEIVWEYYATWGPYDAERIGTGAESNGPTMADQGVSGSYQIYGSAGLIEGTGGSLTFAGAVQNTFAGTPLGGPAQEFATRWAHVTPWIRPAWMGSWAFAGALAGTILLFGWAFGEAFAERDSIRRGMQKAARDIRAR, via the coding sequence ATGGCTACCTCCCTCCCCGTCTCCCGGCGGACAGCCGCGCGGGCGCTCACCGCGCTCGTCGTGCTCGGGCTGTTCGCGCCCGCTGCCGCCCAGGCGATCGCCCCGGGCGACACGGGCACGCCGGGAACTGTCGGCCTCGAGTCCGGAACGATCGACTCGGAGGCGGACAACTCGACCGTGGTCGCGATCCAGGGCTTCCACTTCCAGGGACAGGGCTCACAGAAGAAACCCGCCCGGCTCGTCCAGGTGACGCCCGACGGCTCCACCGACTGGGTGTACGACGGCTCGAACCTGAACGCGCGGTGGTTCTACGACGTCGACCCGTTGGCGAACGGCAACCTGCTCGTCGTCGGCACGAACCCCACCGGGACGGTCGTCGCCGAACTCGACCGCGAGACGCGAGAACCCGTGTGGACCGAGCGCTTCGACTTCCACGACACGCACGACGTGGAGATGCTCCCGAGCGGGAACCTGCTGATCGCGAACATGCGCAACTGGAACGAGGAGGAGCAGCGCTCGGACGACCGCATCCTCGTTTACAACCGCTCGACCGAGGAGATCGACTGGGAGTGGACGTTCCGGAACCACTACCCCAACTCGACCGACGGCGGCTTCAGCGAGGACTGGACGCACGTCAACGACGTGGACCGCATCGGTGAGGGACAGTACCTCGTCTCCCCGCGTAACTTCGATCAGGCGATCGTGGTGAACCGCTCGACCAAGGAGATCGATTACCGCCTCGGCGAGGACGACGACCACGATATCATGAACGAGCAGCACAACCCCGACTGGCTCGTCAGCGAGGACGGCAACCCGACGATCCTCGTCGCCGACTCCGAGAACGACCGCGTCGTCGAGTACGAGCGCCGCGACGGCGAGTGGGTCGAGGTGTGGGAGGTCGGCACCGGCCAGCTCTCGTGGCCCCGGGACGCCGACCGCCTGCCGAACGGGAACACGCTCATCACCGACTCGCTCAACCACCGCGTCATCGAGGTGACGCCGCAGGGGGAGATCGTCTGGGAGTACTACGCCACCTGGGGCCCGTACGACGCCGAGCGCATCGGCACGGGCGCCGAGTCCAACGGCCCGACGATGGCCGACCAGGGCGTCTCCGGGAGCTACCAGATCTACGGCTCCGCGGGCCTCATCGAGGGCACGGGCGGCTCGCTGACGTTCGCCGGGGCGGTGCAGAACACGTTCGCGGGCACCCCCCTGGGCGGCCCGGCTCAGGAGTTCGCGACGCGGTGGGCCCACGTCACGCCGTGGATCCGCCCGGCCTGGATGGGCTCGTGGGCGTTCGCCGGCGCCCTCGCCGGCACGATCCTCCTGTTCGGCTGGGCATTCGGGGAGGCGTTCGCCGAGCGCGACTCGATCCGACGGGGCATGCAGAAGGCGGCGCGAGACATCCGCGCGCGCTGA
- the ahaH gene encoding ATP synthase archaeal subunit H gives MPRPEVLERVKEAEADAEEIVAEAEADREARISEARSEADEIVAEAEAEADRIEQERLDEAREQIEEKREETIAAGRRERNELVDEASDRIDEVVEFAVERFEEAVHAQA, from the coding sequence ATGCCGAGACCCGAAGTTCTCGAACGCGTGAAGGAGGCCGAAGCCGATGCCGAGGAGATCGTCGCCGAGGCCGAGGCCGACCGCGAGGCGCGGATCTCGGAGGCCCGGTCGGAGGCCGACGAGATCGTCGCCGAGGCCGAAGCCGAGGCCGACCGCATCGAGCAGGAGCGCCTCGACGAAGCGCGCGAACAGATCGAGGAGAAACGGGAGGAGACCATCGCGGCGGGCCGCCGCGAGCGGAACGAACTCGTCGACGAGGCGAGCGACCGGATCGACGAGGTCGTCGAGTTCGCGGTGGAACGGTTCGAGGAGGCGGTACATGCTCAGGCCTGA